The Apus apus isolate bApuApu2 chromosome 14, bApuApu2.pri.cur, whole genome shotgun sequence nucleotide sequence TCTTAGACTGTGCTAGCATCCTGAGACCTTTGGATCAGCCACGTAATCTAAGTGCTAACCAGTGTTGTCCCCATCATCAGATGGGAAACTGAATCAGTACACACCATTGCCCTAAATCTCATtgaatgtggttttgtttgagTACAGGTAAACAAAGACAAAGTGAAGCAACTGATGAGGGATATTGGAAAAGAGATTTACCAGCTGAACATGGCTGGGTGCTATTGGCTGCCCAGCTCCACTATCGATCACGTAACACGGTGCAAGAACCTGGTAAAGCTCAACTTGTCTGGGTGCCACGTCACCTCCCTCCGTCTCTCCAAGATGCTCTCCACTCTCCAGCACCTGCGCTCCCTGGCCATAGATGTCAACCCGGGTTTTGATGCCAGCCAGCTGAGCAGTGAGTGCAAGGCCACTCTGAGCCGTGTCTCGGAACTGAAGCAAACCCTTTACACGCCGTCCTACGGTGTCGTTCCCTGCTGCACTAGCCTAGAGAAACTGCTGCTTTATTTTGAGATCCTGGATCGCTCACGAGAAGGTTTTATGCTCTCTGGGCAGCTAATGGTAGGTGAGAGCAATGTGCCCCATTACCAGAACCTCCGCATCTTCTATGCCAGGCTGGCCCCTGGCTATGTGAACCAGGAGGTGGTGAGGCTGTACTTGGCAGTGCTGAGCGATCGGACCCCTGAGAACCTTCACGCCTTCCTCATTTCTGCTCCTGGTAGCTTTGCAGAGACGGGAGCCACTAAGAATCTCCTGGACTCTATGGCTCGAAATGTACGTCTAGACGCTTTACAGTTGCCCAAGGCCTGGATTAATGGCTCTGGCCTCCTGCAACACTTGAAGTTCAACAACCCTTTCTACTTCAGCTTTAGCCGATGCACCTTATCTGGTGGTCACCTGATCCAGAGGGTTATTAATGGTGGGAAGGATCTTAAAAGCTTGACCAGTTTGAATCTCAGTGGCTGTGTTCACTGTCTGGCTCCGGAGTCCTTGTTTCGAAAAGCAGAAGATGACATTGACAGTAGCATTCTGGAAAGCCTGGTGGTGTCTTGCTGCAACCTGAGACACCTCAACCTCTCTGCAGCTCACCATCACAGCTCAGAAAGCATAGGGAATCACTTGTGCCAGCTTCTCTCCAGGTTAAAGCACCTGCTCTCCTTAGCACTACCAGTTTGCTCCATCACAGATGTTGCTACAAGTGTGGAAAAGCCTCCCATGGCATCTAATTTGGTGCCCCAAACGTTTGGAAGGAAAGTTCGGATCGGGATACAGACATATCCCAGGAACTTGGCAGACCAGGCAAATCAGAAGATAGAGTCTTCGGTGTTCTGGGCTCTGATGGGAAGCCTCCGGTTTTTGGAAACCTTGGAAATAATCGGGTCCAGTTTTTCCTCTGCCATGCCCCGCAACGAGCCAGCAATTCGGAACTCGTTGCCTCCTTGTGTCCGGGCACAGAGTGTGGGGGATTCAGAGGTGGCTGCCATTAGCCAGTTGACTTACTTGCAGAGCCTCACCTTAGCACAGCTGCCAAATATTCTTACTGGCTCGGGGCTTGTACACATTGGATTGCAGTGCCAGCACTTGCGGACTCTTTCCTTGGCCAACCTGGGCATGATGGGGAAAATGGTCTATATGTCTGCTCTCATGGACATGCTGAAACACTGCAAGTGTCTGAGAGATCTCAGGTGAGGGGTTGCCATTGAACACCTCCATTTTGTTTGTGGATCTCCAGAAATGTAGTGCCTGGTTTGTTGTGGCTAGTGGGGAAGCTGCCAGTGTTCCTGTTCTGATCAAAAATAGCTGCAATTGCTTGAAAACtggctgttttccttcctgactTGTGGAGAACAGGAAGGTGTTGCGTGCTGTCCTGAGGGCTCAGAAATGTGCCCTTTTACCAGTGTTGTGAGAGCAAAAAGTGTCTATGCTGCAACTGCCTTCCTTTTAGATAAGGAAGATTGGATGCTGCATGTTTGGGAGCTAGCAGCCTGTCAGGGCTAGGTTAAGTACTATAAAGCTTTGCtggctttttgtcttttttgtacACATACATCTCTGAAGTTTCCTGGAAAGAAGAAACTCCTACAATGTGTAGGTAATGTGGAGTTCTCCTTAGGTTTCACAATGAGATATTCTTCTGCCTTTGGTTTGTATTaaaatcttgccttttttttttttttttaatttcttattcttttgTTGAGAATATATTGAAAACATGCCCAATTTACAGTTTGTCCTTTTGGTGTTCCTCTCCTGGTAGGACTTAAAAGGATCCTACCAAGGATCTGATCCTGAAGGGTGCACAAAGGAGCTTCACAGTAGCCAAAATGTGTTTATGAAAGCAAAGGGCAGGAACTGTGATGGTTTCCTTGCATCAGTCCAAATGAACACAAAGGTTATTACTCcagaaatatgatttttttattattatttctttccccAAATCAGCTTCTGTTGGTGAAACTGCTAGGCCTGTTAGTCTGGTTGTCATCCTCTGTTCACAAAATGGGTCTGAAATCCTTAAGAGTAGTAGCATCAAGGTCGCTCCTGTCATCACAGAGACAGCGTGACTAAAATTAATGCTCATCAGCTGAGGCTggtgtttgtgtgtatgttcTTTATCCATTGCAACAGTAAAGGCAGCCAGGGTGGCTAGAACACCTCaggagggttttctttttccaccacTCCCCATTTATAACAGGCAAGAAGTGTGTTAGTCTCTCACCCAAGGGATGGCAGCTGTTGGAAATTCAGTTGCTTAATGGCTTCAGTCACCTGAACAGATCCTTAACCTTCAGAAGACTAAATAGCTATGGAAAAACTAAGGTCTGGGGAAGGAGATTTGTGTGTGCAGTGATGCCTCATTCAGTCTAGGCCCTGCAGCTTCCAGAGGCTTTGAAATGGAGGCcaagagccatgaagatgagaGGCAGAGGCCTTGAATAAAGGATGAACAAGGGTGTTTCCTTGTTAGCAGCCAGGCGTTTTGATGTAAGCTGTCACTGTTCTTTCTTGAGTGAAGTCTAAGCTTTTATATAGGTTTAAGAGGATTTTACTCTTTAGCACTTCCTCCTTGTACTGGAGTTTCGTTTTAATTTGACTAATTCTCTGCTGctctaccctttttttttttccttctccccgTTTCCAGCCTGACAAGCTCGTTTAAGGGGCTATTCCGAAGCAACATTGTCATCTAGCGAGTGAAAGGCAGTATTGCAAGTCAGTGTCCCAGAGAGTAACCTAGAAACCTGCTGTGAGGTTTCAGGggcttctctgctttttgtcttAAGTTTATAATGAACCAATAACCCTGTTGAAAAATTGGGGTGTCTTCCCATTCCCTTAATTTTAGTTACAAGCTGTTACCCGAAGCACTGTTAGGATCTCTTCAGGCAACACTACCAGACCAGCAGTCACAGGCTGAGACACTAAACCAGAATTTATCAATTAACAGGATTAAGTTGCTGAGATCCCCCTGCATACTACAAAAGCCTATGCAGAGATTATCCAGATCAGGTTGGGACCAACAGCTTGTTATCACCTAATGGATTAACCTTCTTGGAGCTCTTGGCCTTGCTGACCCAATGACTGGGATTCCCAAGTGCTCTGAGGCCCTGTAGTAAATCTGCACTAAGCAGACGTGCTCTTCTGGTGACACAGGCCCCAGCAGGTTCCTGCAGACTGGTTTCTGTGAGGCAGTCATCCAGTAACCCTGCTAGTTAAAACATGGACCCCTTGTTGGTCAGGTGTGGCTTCGCCACATCATTTTATTGTCCCTCTCTGGGCTGTGATGTAAGATTGTTGATAGCCATGATGGGAAATCCATGCTCTCTTTTCTGGGCCAAGTGTTAAAGATCAAGGTTGGATTGATGGTGGTTTTTCTTCCCATGGGAGAGCAGTAGCTTTGATCCTTTGCCATCTCCTGACTCGGGAGTGCTGCTTGTGGTCACTCAGTTGGCTCAGAGGCCCAAGTACTCCATCACCATGTGTACATTGTGAATTTTTCATGCCTGCATCTCTCTCTGGGCAGTAAACTGCAAATGACCAGTGTGATCAGTGTTTGGTGCACTGGAGCAGCAAGTCCCTAAATCCACATCAGCTGCTGGGTGGATGTCAGGTACCAAAAGCCAGGCTGTGCTTGTCCTAAGACCAGAATGGATCTGCCGGTCAGACCTAAGGCCCATCTTACCCAACGTGCTTTGTAGAAAACTTGCAAAACCAGGGTTACTCCCAGTGGGTGCTGGAATTCTGCAGTTTAAGgcctttctgtctctttgtgTCCTTGTCCATTAGCACACCCCGTTTGAGAGTAACGAGCAAGGAAGAGGACTGAGCGTGGGGCTTGTTCAGCCAGCAGTGGGAGACGCTGGTTCCTCCACTGCCAGCCCCCCATGAATGTGCTGCCCTCCCTTTTGCCTGAAAGCAGCCCAAGCATGAATTGCCCATTGACTTGGTTCTGTTTATTCCTGCAGGCTGGAACAGCCCTACTTCTGTGCGGGCACCCAGTTCTTCCAGGCACTGAGTCactgctcctctctccagcGCCTTTGCATCGTCTCCCGGAGCGGGACTCTGCAGTCTGACGCAGTGATGTCATTCATGGCCAACTGCCTTGAGGTCATCATGTGCCACATGTTTATGGGAGAATCTCTCACCGTTTGCAAAAACCTCCAGCAATCTATTGTCCGGAGGTGAGTGCGGAAAAAAGGGTTGATGTGGGATTTCTGGAGCTGTTGGAAGATTTATCTCCCGTTTCCTGGCTTGCCAAGGTTTATATGGCTTGGAGCATTTGTTCCAAGAAGCTAATAGGTAGTGTGTAACGGCTTGGCACATCAAGTAGCCTCTTATTTTAATAAGAGTGAATCGGTGAAATATTCGAAGGTATTATATGAATTTTTTATTCCATTCCCACCCATGTTCTCTGCAGTTCCGTTGGCTGAGTTAAAGTTCTGGATGGAAAGCTCCATCATAAATCAAACGACACTTTTCGTGTAAACAAAACATCTGCCGACATTTTAAGTACTGAGAGATTTGACCTTGaagctttcctccttttccacaAGTGACTAAGATAATTCTCTGTCCTCTAATCACTTGTAAATGTCACTTACTGATAATCCCCTGCCAGCTCAATTCAAAGCCTTTAAAGGGTTGTTGTGAAGCGTTTTtcttgggggaggggggggggacggtgtgtgtggggggaagaGTTGGTACAAACTGCCTTTGCACGTTTGGCAGTtcttaaatgcattttgcttGGCCCCTTGCAGTGTTCTGAGGCTCACGTGGTGGGAAACGTTTGTGTGTGAGCTGTGAACTGCATTTGAAAAGAGAGCTTTTAATTACGCTTGGCATTTTGAAGTCTTCTAACAGTGGCAGTCatcttagaaaatatttcccatgCAACAgcctttccattatttttttcttttttctttttcctatgaggcttttcctctgccttcagcCTGTGCTCTTTGTCACCTACTGTTGCTTTGCCCTGTTAAGCTCtaataaaaatttcaaatcATTATTACTGCATCCTAAAGGGtgcccctccctgccagcctttCTCCAGCTTCAAAATTACTTACTACACTTGGCTTGTTTCTGTGGATCAAATCCAGAAGAGCCTATGACTATATTAGCTACCTACCAAACTGCACACGAGATGGTTTGTTACTGCCTCTAAAAGGCTCTGTGTCCTTCTGGGATAGGGATGGTTGGAAACATCCAAGTAAATCCCTTGTTATGTGACAAGGATTCCTTGAGTTTTTCACAGGGCTTCCTATCTGTGAAAAACCTTTCTTGGTCGATTTCAGTTGTGCTTTGGGGATCCttagaaagaaggaagaatccACAGTTCCCGTTTTTTATTTTACCCTCCCCTCTGAGATGCCATTGCAGCACTGGCCAAAATTTTAATGCCCACTTACTGAACAGAAATATGCTGTTCTGcagttttttctccttctttttctctgtcgTGGACAGATTCTCACTACATTCTGTACCTCTTAATAATTTGAATGCTGGGAACTTtccaaagagcagcagatgcCTTGTGGAAATGTTAAAATTTTTTATATTTGGCAACAGTTCTGGCTGtcatactatttttttcttcttttgcattttattaataGAGACGTTTGtatgaaaacaggatttttaaagtgtgggtttttggggtttggggttggttgttgtttttttttttccccctgaagaGAGCATCTGCTCCCACTGCAAATTCTACACCTGAGGTCATAATCCTCTATGACATTGTAATTGGTGGCTCTGGAAACTATTTTGATGTCACATAAGATTATGACTTCAGGAGGAGGATAAGCAGTGGGAGCAGATGCTCTCCTAAGCAACAAAGATCCTGTTCTCGTGCAACTGTCTCTAGTAATAAAATGGAaggaacaaaatacagaaaatgatGTGTAAGCAAAGCCTGGAGTCTTCCACGAGCCATCAGTGAGTCTTTAACCACGTGACTTTTCCAGTGATCCCATTCTCATCCTTGCACAAATGTGCCTTCAGATGGGGTCAGGAATTAACTTTTTCTGGACTGCAGTTTGTCTACTACTGCAAGGGCAAAGAGATATGCAGTAAAATCCATGTAGGAGCTGGTTCATTGCTTAAACCTGTGGATAAGGCTCTAATACACACAGCATGGCTTCTGAAAATGTATGTCTCTTTAATCCAAGCTTTACATTATAAGAGCTCATTGGGCAGCAAGTTTAAAGTTAGATATCCTGTGCCAGAACAAGAGAAGGTGATTTatactctctttttttgttttggagttttttttcagtttggaatGTGTGCAGGTGTTGTGTGTGGGAAGTGGGTGGGAAGGAGGCAAGAGCAGGGAAGGCAAGGCTGCCTTTGTTTGCTCCCTTTCTTGAGCTGGGGGAATTGATCCATAGTCCTGAGGTCCCATTAAGGATTAGAATTCGTGTTTTAGGGCTGTGGTGATGGTCTTTTTTAGGCTGAGAGCAGCCAAATGATTGCTGTTTTTTAACAGGGAGATAGGGCTGAAGTGACTCCCATTCCGCCtctaaaaagagaagaaatgtgaGTAGGAACTGTAAAGGTCTAGGGCTGGGCATGCACCAGCTGCAGATGATAGAGCTGGAGGGGTTGAAAATGCAACCTGGAGCAGTGCAATCCTTTTTCAGATGTGGATGTGCAGGAGGGTCGGATCACAGAAGAGGCTGGGTCTGATCTGGGGAGAACAGAATGGTTTTGACTGCTGAGTTGTACTGGAAGATGGTGCATATAGAGGGTGTGGTGATGGGAGCTTGGTTGTGCAATCCCCTGCATCACACCAACATCTTAAAGCCTGAACTGATTCTCAAACTCTTCCCTTTGTAAAATTAGTATTAaacatttctgttctgctggCTCAAAAAGAGATTTATTCTCATCTCTGTTAGTCTCATGACAGCTCCAAACCAGGCTCTGTGGCGTCCACCTTTCTTGTGGGCAGTTTTCTGGTTGAAGTTTGCTGCTATTTGGGCCAAATTAGTTGAGGTATTTAAGTCATTAAAGCCTCTGATTCAGTTCTGCATCTTTTGCAATGAAGCAAAGtaagcagagcagcactggttGGGAGCCCTCATCAGCAAACAAGAGGCTTGCAAGGGCAAGGTCTCCTCTGAGCTTGAGAGAAGACTGTTTCCCTCCGGGCAGATAAATCattgcagtgtttttctttattcttttttccttctgtgtgagTGGGAGGGGTGATCTCCTTTATGGTTCAGGGAGATACTCTGTGCACGAAAGAAGTGTCTGGTGGTTAAAGAGAGAGATGTGGCTTGAGTGATCCATATCCACTTCCCTGATCTTCCTCAGATTTCACGTATCACAGTGGTCTAGTCTCAGTTTCTCtgtaaaatggcatttttttttcctatcacatggtgctcagctgctgcctcacTTCAGATAGTAGCAGATTGAACAAACACAGTGTTTTTCCCTTTTACATTTGCACCCAAAGAGCTCCAAGTgcctgttggttttgtttcaataaCTCATCTGTTAGAACCACTGAAGCTTTCATtccagaaacactgaaataccACAATTCCTGGACCCACGGTTGTAGGTTCAAGCGTGACCTCAGCCCTGTTGCTGTGTAAAGAGGCTTCTTTGCAGGAAAGGGAGATTTGCTTCTCCCTCTGGGGCTGCGT carries:
- the FBXL18 gene encoding F-box/LRR-repeat protein 18, giving the protein MAAPEGPRGDRAGGELGWDAAGLSGARGRRRWDGAAAAMFRCGEEIVSRESEEESNGVNLMEFSDEILLHILSYVPCTDLVLNVRRTCRKLATLCLDKSLTHTVLLQKDYKVNKDKVKQLMRDIGKEIYQLNMAGCYWLPSSTIDHVTRCKNLVKLNLSGCHVTSLRLSKMLSTLQHLRSLAIDVNPGFDASQLSSECKATLSRVSELKQTLYTPSYGVVPCCTSLEKLLLYFEILDRSREGFMLSGQLMVGESNVPHYQNLRIFYARLAPGYVNQEVVRLYLAVLSDRTPENLHAFLISAPGSFAETGATKNLLDSMARNVRLDALQLPKAWINGSGLLQHLKFNNPFYFSFSRCTLSGGHLIQRVINGGKDLKSLTSLNLSGCVHCLAPESLFRKAEDDIDSSILESLVVSCCNLRHLNLSAAHHHSSESIGNHLCQLLSRLKHLLSLALPVCSITDVATSVEKPPMASNLVPQTFGRKVRIGIQTYPRNLADQANQKIESSVFWALMGSLRFLETLEIIGSSFSSAMPRNEPAIRNSLPPCVRAQSVGDSEVAAISQLTYLQSLTLAQLPNILTGSGLVHIGLQCQHLRTLSLANLGMMGKMVYMSALMDMLKHCKCLRDLRLEQPYFCAGTQFFQALSHCSSLQRLCIVSRSGTLQSDAVMSFMANCLEVIMCHMFMGESLTVCKNLQQSIVRSFQAERPALNVVIFPLLHEDLTEVIRDVPMRHLDEITLFKSRVAEEPPNLWW